In Acipenser ruthenus chromosome 6, fAciRut3.2 maternal haplotype, whole genome shotgun sequence, the following proteins share a genomic window:
- the LOC117410977 gene encoding uncharacterized protein LOC117410977 isoform X1: MRMMKRNTLRMWTKCQGESKKQADKSEGPKPAASWVERMWGFMTLRTETLYTAGPTAPVFGSLRSSLNISTPLWCFLSELSCSQNQDGKRRKDLRTRAACLVQQRSLVICWMKIQDRSLTILALMQSQTKLKQTSSSSSGRLSEMTGCVAGMPKLYGRRRRCSRERNLWESSKQENKTCISKRVACISDGQCERFSKCVACISDGQCERFSKCF, translated from the exons atgaggatgatgaagaggaACACTTTACGAATGTGGACAAAATGTCAAGGAGAAAGTAAGAAGCAGGCAGACAAATCTGAAGGCCCCAAGCCAGCTGCATcatgg GTGGAAAGAATGTGGGGGTTTATgaccctgcgcacagaaaccctTTATACTGCGGGGCCTACAGCACCAGTCTTTGGGAGCTTAAGAAG CTCTCTGAACATTTCCACCCCTCTGTGGTGCTTTTTGTCAGAACTGTCTTGCAG TCAAAACCAGGATGGAAAAAGAAGAAAGGATTTAAGGACGAGAGCAGCATGTTTGGTGCAGCAGAGGAG TTTGGTTATCTGCTGGATGAAAATACAGGATCGAAGTTTGACAATATTGGCATTAATGCAGTCGCAAACCAAGCTAAAGCAG ACATCAAGCAGCTCAAGTGGGAGACTCAGCGAGATGACTGGCTGTGTGGCAGGGATGCCAAAACTCTACGGAAGAAGAAGACGATGTTCAAGAGAAAGAAACCTCTGGGAAAGCTCAaagcaagaaaataaaacatgcatttcaaAGCGTGTTGCATGCATTTCAGATGGACAGTGTGAGCGGTTCTCAAAGTGTGTTGCATGCATTTCAGATGGACAGTGCGAGcggttttcaaagtgtttttga
- the LOC117410977 gene encoding CCAAT/enhancer-binding protein zeta-like isoform X6, producing the protein MGGKNVGVYDPAHRNPLYCGAYSTSLWELKKLSEHFHPSVVLFVRTVLQFGYLLDENTGSKFDNIGINAVANQAKADIKQLKWETQRDDWLCGRDAKTLRKKKTMFKRKKPLGKLKARK; encoded by the exons atgg GTGGAAAGAATGTGGGGGTTTATgaccctgcgcacagaaaccctTTATACTGCGGGGCCTACAGCACCAGTCTTTGGGAGCTTAAGAAG CTCTCTGAACATTTCCACCCCTCTGTGGTGCTTTTTGTCAGAACTGTCTTGCAG TTTGGTTATCTGCTGGATGAAAATACAGGATCGAAGTTTGACAATATTGGCATTAATGCAGTCGCAAACCAAGCTAAAGCAG ACATCAAGCAGCTCAAGTGGGAGACTCAGCGAGATGACTGGCTGTGTGGCAGGGATGCCAAAACTCTACGGAAGAAGAAGACGATGTTCAAGAGAAAGAAACCTCTGGGAAAGCTCAaagcaagaaaataa
- the LOC117410977 gene encoding CCAAT/enhancer-binding protein zeta-like isoform X3: MRMMKRNTLRMWTKCQGESKKQADKSEGPKPAASWLSEHFHPSVVLFVRTVLQSKPGWKKKKGFKDESSMFGAAEEFGYLLDENTGSKFDNIGINAVANQAKADIKQLKWETQRDDWLCGRDAKTLRKKKTMFKRKKPLGKLKARK; encoded by the exons atgaggatgatgaagaggaACACTTTACGAATGTGGACAAAATGTCAAGGAGAAAGTAAGAAGCAGGCAGACAAATCTGAAGGCCCCAAGCCAGCTGCATcatgg CTCTCTGAACATTTCCACCCCTCTGTGGTGCTTTTTGTCAGAACTGTCTTGCAG TCAAAACCAGGATGGAAAAAGAAGAAAGGATTTAAGGACGAGAGCAGCATGTTTGGTGCAGCAGAGGAG TTTGGTTATCTGCTGGATGAAAATACAGGATCGAAGTTTGACAATATTGGCATTAATGCAGTCGCAAACCAAGCTAAAGCAG ACATCAAGCAGCTCAAGTGGGAGACTCAGCGAGATGACTGGCTGTGTGGCAGGGATGCCAAAACTCTACGGAAGAAGAAGACGATGTTCAAGAGAAAGAAACCTCTGGGAAAGCTCAaagcaagaaaataa
- the LOC117410977 gene encoding uncharacterized protein LOC117410977 isoform X2, producing MMFYAWQELSSLNISTPLWCFLSELSCSQNQDGKRRKDLRTRAACLVQQRSLVICWMKIQDRSLTILALMQSQTKLKQTSSSSSGRLSEMTGCVAGMPKLYGRRRRCSRERNLWESSKQENKTCISKRVACISDGQCERFSKCVACISDGQCERFSKCF from the exons ATGATGTTCTACGCCTGGCAGGAACTAAG CTCTCTGAACATTTCCACCCCTCTGTGGTGCTTTTTGTCAGAACTGTCTTGCAG TCAAAACCAGGATGGAAAAAGAAGAAAGGATTTAAGGACGAGAGCAGCATGTTTGGTGCAGCAGAGGAG TTTGGTTATCTGCTGGATGAAAATACAGGATCGAAGTTTGACAATATTGGCATTAATGCAGTCGCAAACCAAGCTAAAGCAG ACATCAAGCAGCTCAAGTGGGAGACTCAGCGAGATGACTGGCTGTGTGGCAGGGATGCCAAAACTCTACGGAAGAAGAAGACGATGTTCAAGAGAAAGAAACCTCTGGGAAAGCTCAaagcaagaaaataaaacatgcatttcaaAGCGTGTTGCATGCATTTCAGATGGACAGTGTGAGCGGTTCTCAAAGTGTGTTGCATGCATTTCAGATGGACAGTGCGAGcggttttcaaagtgtttttga
- the LOC117410977 gene encoding CCAAT/enhancer-binding protein zeta-like isoform X5 — translation MRMMKRNTLRMWTKCQGESKKQADKSEGPKPAASWLSEHFHPSVVLFVRTVLQFGYLLDENTGSKFDNIGINAVANQAKADIKQLKWETQRDDWLCGRDAKTLRKKKTMFKRKKPLGKLKARK, via the exons atgaggatgatgaagaggaACACTTTACGAATGTGGACAAAATGTCAAGGAGAAAGTAAGAAGCAGGCAGACAAATCTGAAGGCCCCAAGCCAGCTGCATcatgg CTCTCTGAACATTTCCACCCCTCTGTGGTGCTTTTTGTCAGAACTGTCTTGCAG TTTGGTTATCTGCTGGATGAAAATACAGGATCGAAGTTTGACAATATTGGCATTAATGCAGTCGCAAACCAAGCTAAAGCAG ACATCAAGCAGCTCAAGTGGGAGACTCAGCGAGATGACTGGCTGTGTGGCAGGGATGCCAAAACTCTACGGAAGAAGAAGACGATGTTCAAGAGAAAGAAACCTCTGGGAAAGCTCAaagcaagaaaataa
- the LOC117410739 gene encoding protein arginine methyltransferase NDUFAF7, mitochondrial-like — protein sequence MKPFMLFQRLFGASKLVCNSRNIVPVGLCRGQWRRICTCTTHNQEAHHCSTPVLKHLTSKIRSTGPISVAEYMREVLTNPVSGYYVHNDMLGAEGDFITSPEISQIFGELLGIWCVSEWMAAGKPKEFQLVEFGPGRGSLASDVLGVLKQLKSVVGESAVSVHLVEVSPKLSEVQAQSLTGEDSKAADNENDPVYRRGTTKTGHPVYWYRGMEDVPRGFSIYLAHEFFDALPIHKFQKTDKGWREILIDIDPEVANKLRFVLAPSATLASSTLLQADEEREHVEVCPEGGVLVQRLTNRISEDGGAALIADYGHAGDKTDTFRGFRGHKLHDVLVAPGTADLTADVDFRYLRRMTEERVLSFGPITQQQFLRNMGIDVRLQVLLRSCTDSSTRKQLVQGFDMMMNPEKMGERFKFFALVPHSRIAVQTRGKKAEQKGGAAPPVSGFSELGL from the exons ATGAAACCCTTCATGCTATTTCAGCGCTTATTCGGGGCAAGTAAATTGGTGTGTAACTCACGAAATATAG TCCCTGTTGGACTGTGTCGCGGTCAATGGAGACGGATATGCACCTGTACAACACACAATCAAGAGGCACACCATTGCAGTACTCCAGTGTTAAAACACTTGACATCCAAAATCCGATCAACTGGTCCCATCTCCGTGGCAGAGTACATGAGAGAAGTCTTAACAAACCCAGTCTCG ggTTATTACGTACATAATGATATGCTGGGCGCTGAAGGAGACTTTATTACATCACCTGAAATCAGTCAGATCTTTGGGGAG TTGCTTGGGATCTGGTGTGTGAGCGAGTGGATGGCTGCAGGAAAACCAAAGGAGTTTCAGCTGGTGGAGTTTGGGCCAGGCAGAGGTTCTCTTGCCAGTGATGTTCTGGGG GTATTGAAGCAGCTGAAGTCAGTGGTGGGTGAATCAGCCGTGTCTGTTCACCTGGTGGAGGTGAGTCCCAAGCTCAGTGAAGTGCAGGCACAGAGTTTGACTGGAGAGGACAGTAAGGCTGCAGACAACGAGAACGATCCTGTGTATCGCAGAGGAACCACGAAAACAGGGCATCCCGTGTACTGGTACAGAGGCATGGAGGATGTTCCAAGAG GCTTCAGCATTTACCTTGCTCATGAGTTTTTTGATGCCTTGCCTATCCACAAATTCCag aaaACAGACAAAGGCTGGCGAGAGATCCTGATTGACATCGATCCTGAAGTGGCCAACAAACTCCGCTTTGTTTTAGCACCATCTGCAACTCTGGCTTCCTCCACCCTTCTGCAG GCTGATGAAGAGAGGGAGCATGTAGAGGTGTGCCCTGAGGGCGGAGTCCTGGTTCAGAGACTGACCAATCGGATCAGTGAAGATGGAGGTGCGGCTCTGATCGCGGACTATGGACACGCAGGAGACAAGACAGACACTTTCAGA GGTTTCCGTGGTCACAAACTCCACGACGTCCTCGTGGCACCAGGAACTGCAGATTTAACGGCCGATGTGGATTTCAGATACTTAAGGAGGATGACGGAAGAAAGGGTGCTGTCTTTTGGACCAATCACACAGCAGCAGTTTTTGCGGAACATGGGTATTGATGTCAGGCTGCAG GTACTCCTGAGGAGCTGTACCGATTCATCCACACGGAAGCAGTTAGTTCAGGGATTTGACATGATGATGAACCCTGAGAAAATGGGAGaaagatttaagttttttgcCCTGGTGCCACACAGCAGAATAGCCGTTCAAACACGGGGGAAGAAAGCTGAACAGAAAGGAGGAGCCGCACCTCCTGTGTCAGGTTTCAGTGAGCTGGGGCTCTGA
- the LOC117410977 gene encoding CCAAT/enhancer-binding protein zeta-like isoform X4 has product MGGKNVGVYDPAHRNPLYCGAYSTSLWELKKLSEHFHPSVVLFVRTVLQSKPGWKKKKGFKDESSMFGAAEEFGYLLDENTGSKFDNIGINAVANQAKADIKQLKWETQRDDWLCGRDAKTLRKKKTMFKRKKPLGKLKARK; this is encoded by the exons atgg GTGGAAAGAATGTGGGGGTTTATgaccctgcgcacagaaaccctTTATACTGCGGGGCCTACAGCACCAGTCTTTGGGAGCTTAAGAAG CTCTCTGAACATTTCCACCCCTCTGTGGTGCTTTTTGTCAGAACTGTCTTGCAG TCAAAACCAGGATGGAAAAAGAAGAAAGGATTTAAGGACGAGAGCAGCATGTTTGGTGCAGCAGAGGAG TTTGGTTATCTGCTGGATGAAAATACAGGATCGAAGTTTGACAATATTGGCATTAATGCAGTCGCAAACCAAGCTAAAGCAG ACATCAAGCAGCTCAAGTGGGAGACTCAGCGAGATGACTGGCTGTGTGGCAGGGATGCCAAAACTCTACGGAAGAAGAAGACGATGTTCAAGAGAAAGAAACCTCTGGGAAAGCTCAaagcaagaaaataa